The proteins below are encoded in one region of Enhydrobacter sp.:
- a CDS encoding sulfite exporter TauE/SafE family protein, giving the protein MPDLLSLPFLIAAAVAVVAGMVRGFAGFGAAMLMTPVFSALYGPGIGVALCLMLEVIVALPLLPRAVAHVDWRRIGLLLVAAAAGVPVGNVTLTRIAPEPMRWAISGIVLAAVALLASGWRYHGKPRPAATLVAGGISGFLNGLSGMAGPPIAFYYLAGKDSVERVRANLTTYFVFVDAAALSAFVARDLVRWETGLEGLCLAPAVLAGGLLGERLFPLASEGFYRRLALGLLVAVAIGALIL; this is encoded by the coding sequence ATGCCCGACCTTCTTTCTCTTCCCTTCCTGATCGCTGCGGCCGTCGCCGTCGTTGCCGGCATGGTGCGCGGGTTCGCGGGCTTCGGGGCGGCGATGCTTATGACGCCGGTCTTCTCGGCGCTCTACGGGCCCGGGATCGGCGTGGCGCTCTGCCTGATGCTGGAGGTGATCGTCGCCCTGCCGCTGCTGCCGCGCGCGGTGGCGCATGTCGACTGGCGCCGCATCGGGCTGCTGCTGGTCGCCGCGGCGGCGGGCGTGCCAGTCGGCAACGTCACCCTGACGCGGATCGCGCCGGAGCCGATGCGCTGGGCGATCTCGGGCATCGTGCTCGCGGCGGTGGCGCTGCTGGCGAGCGGCTGGCGCTATCACGGCAAGCCGCGGCCGGCGGCGACGCTGGTGGCGGGCGGGATCAGCGGCTTCCTCAACGGCCTCTCCGGCATGGCCGGACCGCCGATCGCCTTCTACTACCTGGCCGGCAAGGACAGCGTCGAGCGCGTGCGCGCCAATCTCACGACCTATTTCGTGTTCGTAGACGCGGCCGCGCTGTCGGCGTTCGTGGCGCGCGATCTGGTGCGGTGGGAAACCGGACTCGAGGGGCTCTGTCTCGCGCCGGCGGTGCTTGCAGGCGGTCTGCTGGGCGAGCGGCTATTCCCCCTCGCCAGCGAAGGATTCTATCGCCGACTTGCACTCGGCCTGCTGGTTGCCGTGGCGATCGGTGCCTTGATCCTGTGA